TAGCGTTAAATGCTTAGATGATGCTGTTAGTGCGTCTAATAATTCTTTGCATAAGATAAATGAATTATTTAATGCAACAAGAGAAATTTTAAATCAAATTTCTGAAGTTGAAGGGCTAACTAACGCAAATAATACAAGCGTAAATGAAATTGATGGAATCTCAAAAGATATAGCCACAAAAGCAAATAGCTTAAATAATCAATTAGATTCGTTTAAGTGCTAAGGATTTCCTTGGCTTGTGGTTGTAAAATTTGTCTTTGAAAAAAACTCTAAAATAGCCTCTCTCATTAGCTCTTTATCACTTATGTAATTTATTTTATTGCGAAACTCACTAGCACCATTTAAGCCTTTGGTATATGCATGTAGATTCTTCCTAAAGACTATTACTCCATAATCTCCTTTAAACTTTAAAATACTATTAAAATGCTCTAAGACAACCTCTTTTCTTAGTTGTATGGAATCTTGATTTATGCCACTTTTTATTTGTTGAAAAATCCATGGTTTCTCGATTGCAGCTCTACCTATCATTACCCCATTTGCGCCAGTTAGATTCATTACTTCTTGTGCTTTTTTTGCATCTGTTATTTCTCCATTTGCAATTAGTGGGACTTTTAGAATCTTTTTCATAAGTGCTATTGATTCATAGTCAATTTTGTCCTTTTTGTATCCATCACTTTTTGTTCTTCCATGCACTACCACATAGTCTATTGGAGTTTCTTTTAGTGCATTTGCAATTTCTAGTGGTATTTTTTTATCAAATCCAAGCCTAACTTTAACGCTTAAAAATGGATAGTTGCTAACTTCTCTTAAAAGTTTTAATATGCTTACTAATTTATCCAAATCTTTAAGCAATGAACTTCCACTTCCGTGATGTGATACTTTTGGAGCAGGGCAACCACAATTTAAATCTAATATTTGCACATCTTTTATTGTATTTAGTAGCTCTACTGCCTTTTTTATTATTTCTAAATCATTCCCAGCTATTTGCAGAGCAAATGGGTTTTCAAGTGGCGATTTTTCTACCATTTGCAGTGTTTTTTTGTTTTTATATGCTAGAGCATGTACGCTAATCATCTCACTAACTGTAATATCAGCACCGAACTTTTTTACAACTTCTCTAAATGGTAAATCACTATATCCGGCTAGTGGAGCTAACATTAATGTATTATCTTTGATTATTTGATTCAAGTTATACCTTACATTTTTTGCGAATCTTAACAAAAAATTCACACTTTTTATTTACAATGCATTCAAATAAATTTTAAAGGATAGTTTATGAAAATAAAAAAATTACTTGTTTTATCTTTGTTGGCTTTGGGGCTTGGTTCTTCTGCGTATGCAGATATGGATATGTATGGTCAAATAACCGCAGTTGATAATGCTGCTAAGACAATTACTTTATCTGGCAATGGTGGTGCTAGTATAGTAGTTCAAGTGTTTCCATATACTGAATTAAAGGGTGATGATTGTGGTGCATTTGGTGCTTATGATACACATGAAAAATTCACAGCATTAAAGCCCGGAATGTTCATTCAAGTAGATGGTATGCCAAGTGCTAATGGCGTATTTGGTGCTAGAGAAATAGAGTGGCAATGTGGTAGATGAGCAACTAAAGATCTTCTTTAGTTGCTCATCTCATTGCATAGTTTTTTGTTATTTTTATTGTTTTTTATTTGATTGTTTATAATAAAATTAAGATCCCCAGTTTTTCTAATTCTTTGTTGTAGCGTGCTTTGCGTTGTATAAAGTATATATCGCATTTGAAGTTGTTTATTTTTTCTAGTTTTGGTAATAGGTTTTTATGTTTAAATCTTGGGAACACCAAAATTAAAGCTTGGATTCTTTTATTGTTTTCTAGCAACGATATTGTGCAGTTTATCGAAGATTCGACATTTATTGAATCAATCACACTAAATTGTGTTAATAGCTTTTTAGGTATCAATTTTAGTGCTTTTTTGGAGTTAAAAATTATCATTTATTATCTTTGCTACTTCATTTATCGTTAGTTTTTCATTCTCTAGTAGTTTATCTTTTAGCTTTTCTAATAAAAGTTTGTGATTTTTAAAAAAGTCAAATCTGTCTTTTTTACACATCTCAAGTATCTTTAGTGTATCTTCTTCTTTTCCTATTAGATACTCTCCCATGCCGTATGATTCGACCATTTTGTATGCTATGTTTTTTGCATCTTTTAGATCGTTTTTGCAATGAGAGTAAGATTCTTCATATATTAGCTCTAGTGCAGCAATTCCAGATAGATGAATCTTTATTTTATTTTCTAGTTCATTTTTTCCTAAAAATTCTTTATCTATATATTTTATTCCATCATTCATTAGTGTCACTTTCTCAAAAGGCACTTCAAGCCAATAAGCACTAAAGGCTTTTGCACTTTGATAATATGCAAGAATTTCTTTTTCTTTATCATTTAGGCTTAGTTTTTTTCTAACGCCCATCATTACTTTATCTTTTACAGCTAGGATATCTTCTTTTTCTATTACTTTTGATTTTCTTTTGATTGCATTTAGGGCTGCTTCATTAATTAGTGAAGCAATAGCGGCTCCACTAAAACTAACGCATAGCTTTGCTACTTCTTCATAGTCAAAATTACAATTTTTATTTTTTGTATGCACTTCTAAAATCTTTATTCTTTCTTGTAAATTTGGTAGTTCTACAAATATTTTTCTATCAAATCTACCACTTCTAAGCAATGCTTCGTCCATAGATTCAATGTTATTTGTAGCACCTATTACTATTACTCCATTGCTATCTTCAAAGCCGTCCATTTCTGTTAGCAGTTGATTTAGAGTTGCTTCTCTTTCTTCATTTCTTCCTCCACCTCTTATTTTTCCTACAGCGTCAATTTCATCGATAAATATTATTGATGGAGCATTTAGCTTTGCCTTTGTGAAGAGATCATTTACTCTCTTGGCACCCATTCCTACATATATTTGGACAAAACTTGCTCCGCTTTGATAGAAAAATGGCACATTTGCTTCACTTGCTAGAGCTTTTGCTATTAGTGTTTTACCAACTCCTGGAGGTCCAATTAATAGCACTCCTTTTGGAAGTTTTATCCCAAATTCTTGATATTTTTGTGGTTCTTTTAGATAGCTAATTATTTCTTCCAGCTCATCTTTTGCTTCACTAATACCTGCTACATCATCAAATGTGATATTTGATTGTATTGGCTTTATTCTGTGTAGATCAAAAGCGTTATTTGCTAATTCCTTTGCTTCTTCTATTTTTTTATTATTTGGTCTTATTTGTTTTATTTCTAGATTCTGTTGTTTTTGGTTTAGTTTTGCAATTATGTATAAAATTACAATAACAACAAAAACAATGGCTAAAATTTCAACGATAGTATTTTGAAATGAGCTTGTTTGTTGTATTTCTATTGGCACTTGTTGTCCGATTTCTTTTAAGTCTATGCTATCTTTTGCGACTTTATAGTTGTGAGAATTTAGTGAGAAATATATATAATCTCCCTTTATTATTGCTTCACTTGGGGACTTTTCTTGCAGAATTGTTGTGGCTTCTTTTGCACTTATTAGTATTGATCTATCCTTTGATGATATATATAAAAGTAAGATACCAGCGATTATTGATAGGACTATACCTATTGTTAGAAGTTTATATTTCTGCATAATTTCCCTCATTTTTAGCTACAAAGTCATTTATGGTTATCCATTTATCTAGCTTGTTTTTTGATGTTATTTCTATTTTATTGTAATACTCATCAAATCCATGTGAGATATAAGAATCTCCATTTTCTTTGCTTGTTTCTATTAGCACTTTTAGTGGTTTTTTTAAAGTTTGTATATCTTTTCTGAAGTTGTAATTATTTTGATTTACTATTTCTTCTATTTGTTTTTTGCGTTCTTTTGAGATATTGCCATTTATTGTATCTTTTAGAGTGCTTGAGCGTGTGCCATCTCTTTTACTATATATGAAGCTGTGTATGTGAGTTAGATTTAAAAGTTTGAAATTTGTCATGGCTTCATTCCATATCTCTTCACTCTCTCCAGGGTGTCCCACTATATAATCACTCCCTAGTGCAAAACCCATTTTTTGTAGTTTTGTAAATAATTCTAAGTCATTTTTAAATATATTTTGGCGATTCATTATCTTTAGCATTGTTGGTGAAGTGTGTTGTAATGCTATGTGTAGATGTCTTTCAATTTTTTGGTTTTGTAATGCTGAAAGAAAACTAGAATCTATTTGCGAAGGCTCTAAACTCCCAAGTCTCAATCTTTTTACTTCATCTATATCGCATATACTTTCTATTAATTGTGATAATTTTTCATTTTTATCTATTCCCCAGCTTCCCATGTTTGTCCCTGTTAGGACAAATTCGCTAAATCCATTATCGCATAGTATTTTTATTTGTTCTATTATTTTTGTTAGCTCAAAGCTTCTAGCTTTTCCTCTAACTTGTGGGATAATGCAATACGAACAAGCAAAGTTACAACCTTCTTGTATCTTTATAAAAGCTCTACTTTTACCGCTAAAATCAGATACTATGTTTGAATCTAAGCTTTCATTGTCGCCTTTGAAAAAAAAGTTGTGTTGTTTTTTCAATAAATCATTTATGCTTTCTTTTAAAGAATGTCCAAAAACTCCAAATACAAGCCCTTTATCAAAGAGATTCTTGCCTTGTGTATCCACTCCACAACCAGTGAAGTATATTTTTTTGCCTTCATTTTGGAGTCTGTTTATGTAGTTTCTAACGCCACTATCAGCACCATTTGTAACTGTGCAAGAATTAACCACCACAATATCTGAATCTTCTTCATAATTTGTTTTATGAAAATCTTTTAGTGAGTTTATCATTACTTGAGTATCAAATAAATTAGTCCTACAACCAAATGTTTTAAAATATACTTTAGGTTTTTGCATAATATTTCCTATATTTTTATATGTTGGGTATTATCCCATCTGTTATTTGTTTTGAATCTTTAAGTGCATCTCCATGATATATAGTTGTGCTTGGATATGCGATCTTTATGTTTGGCTCTTTTATTATTTCACTTATTATTTCACTGCTTATACTACTTCTAATTGCAAGTGTGGAGAATGCATCAGTTAGATACCATACAGAGATTCTAATTCCATTTGGCTCTAAGAAGCTAAATACTCTTGGCTCTACGCTTGTGTTTTTTATTGTGTATTTATCTCTTAGTTTATTGAATTGTTTTTTTGTAGATTCGGTGTATCCTTTGGCATATTTTTTTGCACATTCTCTTGCTATATGACATGCTTTTATATGATCAGAGTTAAAAGTGATTGTAAAGTCAATCCCGTCCCATACGCTTTTTAGTCCACTATGAGAATAATTTGAAAACATTGTTGTAAAAATGAAATTATTTGGTATAAAAATAACCCTTCCAGCACGCCTATTATCCATATATGTAGTTAGTGTTATATCCTCATATAGCGTTGTTCTAAGGATTGATATATCTAAGACGTCACCGACATATACTGCACCATCTTTTATTACCTTTATCCTATCTCCTGCATGCACAGCACCGCTTACTACTATTACAATCCAGCCAAGAATTGACATAAATAAGTCTTTCATGGCAATAGCCAAACCAGCAGAAGCAAAGCCAAGCACGGTTACAAGATATGTAACATTATCTAAATATGCAAAAAGTAAAATAAGTATGATTAGTGTTATGTTTAGGAAGTTTATTATTTTGTTTGTTGTGTAGATTCTTTCATTGTCATGTATGTATTTTTTAACTGCTAATTTTATAGATAATGCAATGCCAAATAAAATAAGAATCGTAATTCCTATATACGCTCCTTTTATTATTTGGGCTTTTACTTGTGATTTTATTAGTTCATTACTATCTGCTATATCTTTTTCTAAAAACTCTAAGGTTGTAACAAACACATTTCTAGTTGCCTCTAAAACTCTAAATGCTCCTAGTGTGTCGTTTAGCTGCATTTGTATTTTGTATGTATTTTCAAAAAGACAAGAATTTAGCTTGCAAAATGCGATAATATTATCTTTATCTTTATCATAAATCTCTAGTAATTCTTTTAGTAATCTATCTTTTTGTTTTAGGTATTCTATGTTTTCTAATAGAGACTGATAGTTTTTTTGTAGTGTTTTTAGTGTTTCGTTTGATTGTTTCATGTATGATAGGGCTTTTACTATTAGAAATATATTGGTTACATTTGGGGTCTTACCTAAATCTTGCGGTGTAGTTAGATCAATAAATGGACTATCTTTGTAGTTTGATAATATATCTTTTTGTTTTTGTAATGTGTCTAAATTTCTTTGTAGATTATTTATTTGGTTTTGTATATCAATGGTTATTTTTTCTTTTTGCAGACTTTCTATTTTTTCTTGCGTTTTGATTATGTTAAATTCTACTTGTTGATATGTTTTATAGCTTTTATATCTTTTTATCCATGGGTTGTTGTGGTTGTTTAGAAAGTTATCTATTTTTTTTATTTGTGAATCTATTTTTGGTATATTTTGGTTTGAGAAAAGTGGCAAAAAAAATAATAATACAACAATAAAGATTTTCATGCAAATTCTCTTAAAACCTCATCTAATATTAAATCTGATACATCATCATTAAGTGCAAAAGAACCTATGCCTTTTGGCAGGACAAATTTTATTTTATTGTTTTGTGATTTTTTATCTAAAAGCATTAGGCTTTTAAAATTATTTATATTGTTTATTTTATAAGTTGTAGGTAAATTGAATGCTTCTAGTAAGTTTTTTATATTTTGAGATTCTTCATTGCTTATCAGGTTTAGTTTTAAAGCTAGGCTATTTGCCATTACCATACCTATACTTACAGCCTCTCCATGTAGAAGCTTTTTGTAGTTTGTTTCTAGCTCTATTGCATGTGCAAATGTATGTCCATAGTTTAGTGCAGCTCTTATTCCGTTTTCTTTTTCGTCTTCTTTTACTATCTTTGCTTTTATTCTTACTGCCATTTTTATTGTATCAAGAAGATTTTTATCATCATATTTGTGTAGTTGTAAGAAGAATTCTTTGTCAAAGCATACAGCCATTTTGATTATTTCTGCAAATCCTGAATTAAATTCTCTACTAGGCAGTGTCTTTAAAAAAGATTCATCGATAAACACTTCTTTTGGTTGATTAAAAAGTCCTATTAGATTCTTGCCATAATTATTATTGATACCAACTTTACCACCAATGCTCGAATCCACTTGCGAAAGAAGTGTGGTTGGAATTTGGATAAATGGTATCCCACGCATAAAGATTCCAGCACTAAAGCCTACAATATCTCCAATAACTCCACCTCCAAATGCAATAAAAAGTGATTTTCTATCTAGCTTGTGATTAAAGGCACTTTGGAGTATGGATTCTACACTTGCCATTGTTTTGTATTCCTCGCCATCATCTATCGTGCATATATATATTTCTCGTGCTTGTATGTTTTTTAGCAACTTTTGCATATGAAGTCCGCTTATTTTTGGGTTACTAATTATTAATACTTTGCCATCGTGAGTGATTTTTGGTAGTGTGCCGAAATTTATGGAGTAATCAAAAAGTTCTATTCTATACATGATATAAAAATAAAAAATCCTTAAAATAATCTACTAAATATTATCAATTAACTTTAAACAGATTCTAAATTCTAGCAATTTTTTATTTATTTATCCTTTATGATATAATCTGTAGTTTGATTTTTACAATATTTTATGGGATTTAGTGAGGTTTTTGATGCTTAAGGCATGGATTTTTTTATTGTTAGCTATTGTTTGTGAAGTCTTTGGCGTATCTGTTATGAACTATACTGGGGAAGATGACAAAATAATGATTTATGGATTTATGTTTTTGATGATTGGGATTGCTTATTATTTCATGTCATTAGCCATACGCAAGATAAATGTAGGCACAGCATATGCCATATGGGAGATAGTTGGTCTTAGCCTTATTACAATTATTGCAGTTTTTATATTTGATACTAGTCTTAAGATTCAAGAATATATCGGTCTTGCACTAGCTTTGCTCGGGATTATTTTGGTAAATCTTGGCGAATACCATGAAGATTCTACGAAAGCTTAATTTGGGGTTAATTATATGTTTAATATTTATTTATTTTATGTAATTTTAGCAGCTATACTCGATATTATTGCTAATCTAACGCTTAATAAATCAGATGGTTTTAGGAATTTAAAGTGGGGATTTTTATCTATTTTTCTTGTTTGGGGAGCTTTTTATTTGTTGGCACTTAGTGTTGAAGGTGGGATGAAGCTTGCCATTGCCTATACACTTTGGGGTTCTATTGGTATATTAGGAACTACAATTGGTGGGTGGTATTTTTTTAAACAAAAGCTAAAGCCTATAGGTTGGGTTGGAATTATTATTATTGTATTGGCTGTTATTACTTTAAAGACTGCATGAATCTTTATTTAATTTTTAGTATTTTGTCCTATAATTTTTGAACTTTAATTCGGCGGAGTGGTGCATGGAAAATAGAAGCAAGGTAGCAAAAATAAGTGGTGTTAAATATTTAAAAAAACGATATTTTGTCTATCTCGTGGCGTCTTTTATATTGCTAATTATTCCTTTTTTAAAAATTAATGGAAATCAGATATTTTTGCTATCTTTTGATCATAAGCAGTTGCATTTACTAGGTGTGGTATTTGATATGCAAGAGCTATATTTAATGCCTTTTTTGCTTATTTTGATGTTTTTAGCGATATTTTTCTTAACAACTCTAGCAGGTAGAATATGGTGTGGGTGGGCATGTCCGCAGACTATATTTAGAGTAATTTATAGAGATTTGATAGAAACTAAAATTCTAAAATTAAGAAAAAGAAGAGAAAACAAGCAGTTAGAGCCAAATATGGAGCTTGGGATCAATAAACTAAAGAAATTTGTAGCAATTTGTATTTGGTCTGTTTTAGCCTTTGTTGCTGCATCGAATCTTATGTGGTATTTTGTTCCTCCACATGATTTTTTTGCCTATTTACAAGAGCCATTAGAGCATAAATATTTAATGATTTTCTTGCTTGGATTTACTATATTTTTGATTTTTGATGTTGTATTTTTAAAAGAGAATTTCTGTATTTATATGTGTCCTTATAGCCGTGTGCAAAGCGTATTGTATGATAATGATACGATTATGACTACTTATGATTATAAAAGGGGTGGAGAGGTATTTAACGCACAAGGTGTGAAGCTATGGAAAAAGCCAGAGACTTTAAATGCCGAATGCACAGGCTGTGAAGCATGTGTAAAGGTGTGTCCAACTCACATAGATATAAGAAAAGGTATGCAACTAGAATGTATAAATTGCTTAGAATGTGCAGATGAATGCACAAAGGTAATGGGTAATTTGGGTAAGCAAACACTTATTTCATGGACTAGCCCTCAAGCCATAGAAGATAGACTAAAGGTTAGGTATTTTAGGTTTAAGACTATTGCTTATATTGTTGCTTTGTGTGCTGTATTTATCGGGCTTATAATCATGGGTTCTACAAAAGAGAGTATGCTACTTAATATAAATCGTGGTGAGCTTTATACTATAAGAGATAATGGTGTTGTTGAGAATTCTTATGTATTTTTATTCCAAAATACAGATAAGTTAGAGCATGAATTTTACTTTGAAGTGGTAGGTAATCCAAATATCACAATAAAGCGCCCTAGTAAAACATTCAAAATAAAATCAGGTGAAAAGTATAAGCAAATAGTGGTATTACAAACTACTAATAACCTAGCACAAAGCGATATAAAAGATACTCACATACCTATACAGATTCGTGCTTATGCAGTGGACAATAAGGCAATAGAGGTGTTTAGAAAAAGTGTATTTATGTATCCTTCTAGGACACAATAGTGATAGATAAGAGTAAAGGGGGCAGAATCTTCTTTTTGGGGATTTTACTTTTAGTCTTTTTAGCTATTTTAAAGCTTTATTCTCCGTTTTTAATGAATCTCTTAATAGCGTTTTTGTTGTTTTTATCTACTCAAGAGATTTATTTTCTTATAAATAAAAGACTTAACAATAGATTCTTCTCTTCAAGCATTATGATTCTTTTGCTTTTGTTGTTATGTTTTGTGCCATTGCTTTATGTAGTTATCAATTTAGCCAATATGGCAAGTTCAATTGATTTTGCAAATTTACAAAAATTTGCAACACATATAAATGTGAGTATAACAAGCGTTGTAATGGAGGCATTAGAATATCTGCCAAATAAAATATCAAATGAGATAGTAAATTTATTACACAAAATAAACGAAATTGATATAGGCTCTGTTGTCAATAAGGCTTTAGCTATATTTACAGAGGCAAGCAAGAGTGGAATCTTCTTTATAAATGATATGTTTTTTATTATGGTGTTTTTGTTCTTTTTTTACTACTATGGTGCTAGTTTTGGAAGATATATCTTGGAGTTAATACCACTTAATTCTACGCAGACTAGGGAAATATATAACGAAGTTAGTGCAGTAATTGGGGTAGTTTTTTATAGTTCGATAGTCTCAATGGTATTGCAAGGATTCTTGTTTGGAATCTTTGTTTATTTCTATGGATATAATGCCTTTTTGTTTGGTGTTTTTTATGGTTTTGCTTCATTAGTTCCAGTTGTTGGAGGGACTTTAGTTTGGCTACCAGTTGCATTATATGAGCTATATTTAGGGAATTTAAGTAATGCAATTATTGTTTCTTTGTATTCTATTGTAGTAATTGCTACATTGGCAGATAATGGCCTAAAACCAATTATTATCGCATTTATAAATAGGGTGCTAATAAAAGCAGAGCTAAAGATAAATGAAATGCTGATATTTTTTGCCATTATTGCTGGGCTTACTTCTTTTGGATTTTGGGGGATTGTCTTAGGTCCTGCTATTACAGCTTTATTTATTGCATTACTTAGGATTTATAAGAGTTTTGATAGGGATTTGTTGTAGGGGTTATGTTGTTAAGTGAAGCAGATACAAGAGTAAAGTTTATTGATACAAAGTTAAAAGAGTCTCATTGGAATGAGGATTGTATAAAGCGAGAGTATTATTTTACCGATGGTAGAAAGCTACCTGGTAATAAAAGGGGAGTGAAAAAATTTGCAGATTACCTGCTTAGCTTTCAAAATAATAATCTAGCCATCATTGAAGCTAAAAGATTAGATAAAGATTCTTTCTCTGGGCTATCACAAGCCATAGAATATGCCAAAATCTTAAATATCCGCTTTGTATATGCGACAAATGGTAAGCAGATTTTTGAATATGATATGTATTATTTAAAGGGTGAGTATATAGAGGAATTTCCAAGCCCAGAGATTTTATTTGCTAGGACTTTTGGAAATCTACTAGAGTGGCAATACAAGCTTTTAACCCAAAGAGAATACCAAATCCCACAAAAAGAATTGCGTTATTATCAAAAAATCGCAGTAGATAGAGTGGTGCAAGCCCTAATTAATAACAAAGATAGAATCTTACTTACTCTAGCCACTGGCACAGGTAAGACTGCCATAGCCTTTGCACTCTGCTATCGCCTCCTTGAAGCTAGGTGGAATTTAGAGAATGCTAATAGAAAGCCAAAGATTTTATTTCTTTGTGATCGTGTTACTTTGCGTAATCAAGCTTTAAGTGAGTTTAACTATATAGAAAGTGATTGTAAAGAAATCAGTGCAGAGGAGCTAAAGAAAAATGGAGGCAGAGTGCCTACAAGTGGTGATGTGTTTTTTGGAATCTATCAGAGTTTAAGTAGTGCGGATAAATCCCAAGAGAGAGAAGAAAAAGGGAGCACACAAGAGAAGATAGAGAGTAAGTTTTATTTGCAGTATCCTAAAGACTTCTTTGATCTTATTATCATTGATGAGTGCCACAGAGGTGGGGCAAATGATGAGGGTAGCTGGAGGGCTGTGCTAGAGTATTTTAAAAGTGCGGTGCATTTGGGGCTTACTGCCACGCCAAAGCGAAGCGATAATGTAGATACTTATAAATACTTTGGTGATGCAGTGTATGAGTATAGTCTAAAAGAGGGCATAGAAGATGGCTTTTTAACACCTTATAAAGTCAAGCGTATCATAACCTCTTTAAATGATGGCTATACGCACAATCCTGATGATTTGGTGCAAGGAAAGCTAGAAAAAGAGTATTATGAGCTAGGCGAGTTTGAACGCACTATCACACTTCCAAAATATAATGAATTTATCGCTAAAAAGATTCTAGAGCTTATTAATCCTATGGATAAAACAATTATCTTTTGTGCCAATCAAGCCCATGCAAGTGCCATGAAAGTGGCTATTGATAAGTTTAAGAAAATACCAAGAGAGGATTATTGTGTGAGGGTTACAAGCGATGAGGGGGTTATCGGGCTAAATTATCTAAAAGCATTTCAAGATAATGATAAAGAATATCCAGTAATCCTTACAAGCTCCA
The Helicobacter ibis DNA segment above includes these coding regions:
- a CDS encoding tRNA dihydrouridine synthase, whose protein sequence is MLAPLAGYSDLPFREVVKKFGADITVSEMISVHALAYKNKKTLQMVEKSPLENPFALQIAGNDLEIIKKAVELLNTIKDVQILDLNCGCPAPKVSHHGSGSSLLKDLDKLVSILKLLREVSNYPFLSVKVRLGFDKKIPLEIANALKETPIDYVVVHGRTKSDGYKKDKIDYESIALMKKILKVPLIANGEITDAKKAQEVMNLTGANGVMIGRAAIEKPWIFQQIKSGINQDSIQLRKEVVLEHFNSILKFKGDYGVIVFRKNLHAYTKGLNGASEFRNKINYISDKELMREAILEFFSKTNFTTTSQGNP
- a CDS encoding DUF5666 domain-containing protein; the encoded protein is MKIKKLLVLSLLALGLGSSAYADMDMYGQITAVDNAAKTITLSGNGGASIVVQVFPYTELKGDDCGAFGAYDTHEKFTALKPGMFIQVDGMPSANGVFGAREIEWQCGR
- a CDS encoding ATP-dependent metallopeptidase FtsH/Yme1/Tma family protein; its protein translation is MQKYKLLTIGIVLSIIAGILLLYISSKDRSILISAKEATTILQEKSPSEAIIKGDYIYFSLNSHNYKVAKDSIDLKEIGQQVPIEIQQTSSFQNTIVEILAIVFVVIVILYIIAKLNQKQQNLEIKQIRPNNKKIEEAKELANNAFDLHRIKPIQSNITFDDVAGISEAKDELEEIISYLKEPQKYQEFGIKLPKGVLLIGPPGVGKTLIAKALASEANVPFFYQSGASFVQIYVGMGAKRVNDLFTKAKLNAPSIIFIDEIDAVGKIRGGGRNEEREATLNQLLTEMDGFEDSNGVIVIGATNNIESMDEALLRSGRFDRKIFVELPNLQERIKILEVHTKNKNCNFDYEEVAKLCVSFSGAAIASLINEAALNAIKRKSKVIEKEDILAVKDKVMMGVRKKLSLNDKEKEILAYYQSAKAFSAYWLEVPFEKVTLMNDGIKYIDKEFLGKNELENKIKIHLSGIAALELIYEESYSHCKNDLKDAKNIAYKMVESYGMGEYLIGKEEDTLKILEMCKKDRFDFFKNHKLLLEKLKDKLLENEKLTINEVAKIINDNF
- the mtaB gene encoding tRNA (N(6)-L-threonylcarbamoyladenosine(37)-C(2))-methylthiotransferase MtaB, with the translated sequence MQKPKVYFKTFGCRTNLFDTQVMINSLKDFHKTNYEEDSDIVVVNSCTVTNGADSGVRNYINRLQNEGKKIYFTGCGVDTQGKNLFDKGLVFGVFGHSLKESINDLLKKQHNFFFKGDNESLDSNIVSDFSGKSRAFIKIQEGCNFACSYCIIPQVRGKARSFELTKIIEQIKILCDNGFSEFVLTGTNMGSWGIDKNEKLSQLIESICDIDEVKRLRLGSLEPSQIDSSFLSALQNQKIERHLHIALQHTSPTMLKIMNRQNIFKNDLELFTKLQKMGFALGSDYIVGHPGESEEIWNEAMTNFKLLNLTHIHSFIYSKRDGTRSSTLKDTINGNISKERKKQIEEIVNQNNYNFRKDIQTLKKPLKVLIETSKENGDSYISHGFDEYYNKIEITSKNKLDKWITINDFVAKNEGNYAEI
- a CDS encoding mechanosensitive ion channel domain-containing protein encodes the protein MKIFIVVLLFFLPLFSNQNIPKIDSQIKKIDNFLNNHNNPWIKRYKSYKTYQQVEFNIIKTQEKIESLQKEKITIDIQNQINNLQRNLDTLQKQKDILSNYKDSPFIDLTTPQDLGKTPNVTNIFLIVKALSYMKQSNETLKTLQKNYQSLLENIEYLKQKDRLLKELLEIYDKDKDNIIAFCKLNSCLFENTYKIQMQLNDTLGAFRVLEATRNVFVTTLEFLEKDIADSNELIKSQVKAQIIKGAYIGITILILFGIALSIKLAVKKYIHDNERIYTTNKIINFLNITLIILILLFAYLDNVTYLVTVLGFASAGLAIAMKDLFMSILGWIVIVVSGAVHAGDRIKVIKDGAVYVGDVLDISILRTTLYEDITLTTYMDNRRAGRVIFIPNNFIFTTMFSNYSHSGLKSVWDGIDFTITFNSDHIKACHIARECAKKYAKGYTESTKKQFNKLRDKYTIKNTSVEPRVFSFLEPNGIRISVWYLTDAFSTLAIRSSISSEIISEIIKEPNIKIAYPSTTIYHGDALKDSKQITDGIIPNI
- the aroB gene encoding 3-dehydroquinate synthase, producing MYRIELFDYSINFGTLPKITHDGKVLIISNPKISGLHMQKLLKNIQAREIYICTIDDGEEYKTMASVESILQSAFNHKLDRKSLFIAFGGGVIGDIVGFSAGIFMRGIPFIQIPTTLLSQVDSSIGGKVGINNNYGKNLIGLFNQPKEVFIDESFLKTLPSREFNSGFAEIIKMAVCFDKEFFLQLHKYDDKNLLDTIKMAVRIKAKIVKEDEKENGIRAALNYGHTFAHAIELETNYKKLLHGEAVSIGMVMANSLALKLNLISNEESQNIKNLLEAFNLPTTYKINNINNFKSLMLLDKKSQNNKIKFVLPKGIGSFALNDDVSDLILDEVLREFA
- a CDS encoding DMT family transporter — its product is MLKAWIFLLLAIVCEVFGVSVMNYTGEDDKIMIYGFMFLMIGIAYYFMSLAIRKINVGTAYAIWEIVGLSLITIIAVFIFDTSLKIQEYIGLALALLGIILVNLGEYHEDSTKA
- a CDS encoding SMR family transporter, with product MFNIYLFYVILAAILDIIANLTLNKSDGFRNLKWGFLSIFLVWGAFYLLALSVEGGMKLAIAYTLWGSIGILGTTIGGWYFFKQKLKPIGWVGIIIIVLAVITLKTA
- the ccoG gene encoding cytochrome c oxidase accessory protein CcoG, which produces MENRSKVAKISGVKYLKKRYFVYLVASFILLIIPFLKINGNQIFLLSFDHKQLHLLGVVFDMQELYLMPFLLILMFLAIFFLTTLAGRIWCGWACPQTIFRVIYRDLIETKILKLRKRRENKQLEPNMELGINKLKKFVAICIWSVLAFVAASNLMWYFVPPHDFFAYLQEPLEHKYLMIFLLGFTIFLIFDVVFLKENFCIYMCPYSRVQSVLYDNDTIMTTYDYKRGGEVFNAQGVKLWKKPETLNAECTGCEACVKVCPTHIDIRKGMQLECINCLECADECTKVMGNLGKQTLISWTSPQAIEDRLKVRYFRFKTIAYIVALCAVFIGLIIMGSTKESMLLNINRGELYTIRDNGVVENSYVFLFQNTDKLEHEFYFEVVGNPNITIKRPSKTFKIKSGEKYKQIVVLQTTNNLAQSDIKDTHIPIQIRAYAVDNKAIEVFRKSVFMYPSRTQ